Proteins from one Prinia subflava isolate CZ2003 ecotype Zambia chromosome 4, Cam_Psub_1.2, whole genome shotgun sequence genomic window:
- the CBLL1 gene encoding E3 ubiquitin-protein ligase Hakai isoform X2, whose product MDHNDNDLQGTNSSGSLGGLDVRRRIPIKLISKQTNKTKPAPRTPRNMNRMPSKTQAGDEEEFDYNKEERYECKGSEMFGNQRRFPGPIFWDYKINLLGEKDDTPVHFCDKCGLPIKMYGRMIPCKHVFCYDCAILHEKKGDKMCPGCNEPVQRIEQCVRGSLFMCSIVQGCKRTYLSQRDLQAHINHRHMRAGKPVTRPPIEPVHPPIAPPPAEIPERFIMPPEKHHLSHIPPKQHILMPPPPLQHVPHEHYNQPHEDIRAPPAEMAMAPPPPRPVSQDTFRISTRKHSNLITVPIQDDSSSGAREPPPPAPAPAHHHPEYQGQPVVSHPHHIMPPQQHYAPPPPPPPPISHPLQHPPQAAGTPHMVYSQAPPPPMTSAPPPITPPPGHIIAQMPPYMNHPPPGPPPPQHGGPPVNVNAPPPHHYNPNSLPQFSEDQGTLSPPFTQPGGMSPGIWPAPRGPPPPPRMQGPPAQAPLPGPHHPDQARYRPYYQ is encoded by the exons ATGGACCACAATG aCAATGATTTGCAAGGAACAAATAGTTCAGGATCATTGGGTGGTCTTGATGTCCGTAGAAGAATCCCTATAAAGCTTATTTCAAAACAGACCAATAAAACCAAACCTGCACCTCGAACTCCAAGAAATATGAACAGGATGCCTTCAAAGACACAAGCTGGTGATGAAG AAGAATTCGATTATAACAAAGAGGAGCGATACGAATGTAAAGGAAGTGAAATGTTTGGCAATCAAAGGAGATTTCCCGGGCCCATCTTTTGGGATTATAAG ATAAACTTGCTGGGGGAAAAGGATGATACACCAGTCCATTTCTGTGATAAGTGTGGATTGCCCATCAAAATGTATGGACGCATG ataCCTTGCAAGCATGTTTTCTGCTATGACTGTGCTATACTACATGAGAAAAAGGGAGACAAGATGTGTCCGGG CTGTAATGAACCTGTGCAACGAATTGAGCAGTGTGTACGAGGGTCTCTCTTCATGTGTAGCATTGTTCAAGGATGCAAGAGAACTTACCTGTCGCAGAGGGACTTACAAGCTCACATCAACCACCGCCACATGAGGGCTGGCAAGCCTGTCACTCGTCCCCCCATCGAACCCGTGCATCCTCCTATTGCCCCACCGCCGGCCGAGATCCCTGAGCGTTTCATCATGCCCCCTGAGAAGCACCACCTGAGCCACATCCCGCCCAAGCAGCACATCCTGATGCCCCCGCCTCCTCTGCAGCACGTGCCGCACGAGCACTACAACCAGCCCCACGAGGACATCCGCGCTCCTCCCGCCGAGATGGCCAtggcgccgccgcccccgcgccccgTCAGCCAGGACACCTTCCGCATCTCGACCAGGAAACACAGCAACTTGATAACTGTGCCCATCCAGGATGATTCCAGTTCGGGCGCTCGAGAACCGCCTCCGCCCGCGCCCGCTCCTGCTCACCACCACCCCGAGTACCAGGGCCAGCCGGTGGTGTCCCACCCTCATCACATCatgcctccccagcagcactatgcgccgcccccgccgccgccgccgcccatCAGCCACCCTCTGCAGCACCCTCCGCAGGCGGCGGGCACGCCTCACATGGTGTACAGCCAGGCTCCGCCGCCGCCCATGACCTCTGCCCCCCCGCCCATCACCCCTCCGCCCGGACACATCATTGCCCAGATGCCGCCCTACATGAACCATCCTCCTCCGGGACCGCCCCCTCCTCAGCACGGCGGCCCGCCCGTAAATGTAAACGCGCCCCCGCCCCATCACTATAATCCCAACTCTTTGCCGCAGTTCAGTGAAGATCAAGGAACTCTCAGTCCCCCTTTCACACAGCCCGGGGGAATGAGCCCAGGGATATGGCCGGCTCCAAGGGGgccgcctcctcctcccaggATGCAAGGGCCTCCTGCTCAGGCCCCCCTTCCTGGACCGCATCACCCCGATCAAGCCAGATACAGACCCTATTACCAATGA
- the CBLL1 gene encoding E3 ubiquitin-protein ligase Hakai isoform X1, with the protein MDHNDNDLQGTNSSGSLGGLDVRRRIPIKLISKQTNKTKPAPRTPRNMNRMPSKTQAGDEEFDYNKEERYECKGSEMFGNQRRFPGPIFWDYKINLLGEKDDTPVHFCDKCGLPIKMYGRMIPCKHVFCYDCAILHEKKGDKMCPGCNEPVQRIEQCVRGSLFMCSIVQGCKRTYLSQRDLQAHINHRHMRAGKPVTRPPIEPVHPPIAPPPAEIPERFIMPPEKHHLSHIPPKQHILMPPPPLQHVPHEHYNQPHEDIRAPPAEMAMAPPPPRPVSQDTFRISTRKHSNLITVPIQDDSSSGAREPPPPAPAPAHHHPEYQGQPVVSHPHHIMPPQQHYAPPPPPPPPISHPLQHPPQAAGTPHMVYSQAPPPPMTSAPPPITPPPGHIIAQMPPYMNHPPPGPPPPQHGGPPVNVNAPPPHHYNPNSLPQFSEDQGTLSPPFTQPGGMSPGIWPAPRGPPPPPRMQGPPAQAPLPGPHHPDQARYRPYYQ; encoded by the exons ATGGACCACAATG aCAATGATTTGCAAGGAACAAATAGTTCAGGATCATTGGGTGGTCTTGATGTCCGTAGAAGAATCCCTATAAAGCTTATTTCAAAACAGACCAATAAAACCAAACCTGCACCTCGAACTCCAAGAAATATGAACAGGATGCCTTCAAAGACACAAGCTGGTGATGAAG AATTCGATTATAACAAAGAGGAGCGATACGAATGTAAAGGAAGTGAAATGTTTGGCAATCAAAGGAGATTTCCCGGGCCCATCTTTTGGGATTATAAG ATAAACTTGCTGGGGGAAAAGGATGATACACCAGTCCATTTCTGTGATAAGTGTGGATTGCCCATCAAAATGTATGGACGCATG ataCCTTGCAAGCATGTTTTCTGCTATGACTGTGCTATACTACATGAGAAAAAGGGAGACAAGATGTGTCCGGG CTGTAATGAACCTGTGCAACGAATTGAGCAGTGTGTACGAGGGTCTCTCTTCATGTGTAGCATTGTTCAAGGATGCAAGAGAACTTACCTGTCGCAGAGGGACTTACAAGCTCACATCAACCACCGCCACATGAGGGCTGGCAAGCCTGTCACTCGTCCCCCCATCGAACCCGTGCATCCTCCTATTGCCCCACCGCCGGCCGAGATCCCTGAGCGTTTCATCATGCCCCCTGAGAAGCACCACCTGAGCCACATCCCGCCCAAGCAGCACATCCTGATGCCCCCGCCTCCTCTGCAGCACGTGCCGCACGAGCACTACAACCAGCCCCACGAGGACATCCGCGCTCCTCCCGCCGAGATGGCCAtggcgccgccgcccccgcgccccgTCAGCCAGGACACCTTCCGCATCTCGACCAGGAAACACAGCAACTTGATAACTGTGCCCATCCAGGATGATTCCAGTTCGGGCGCTCGAGAACCGCCTCCGCCCGCGCCCGCTCCTGCTCACCACCACCCCGAGTACCAGGGCCAGCCGGTGGTGTCCCACCCTCATCACATCatgcctccccagcagcactatgcgccgcccccgccgccgccgccgcccatCAGCCACCCTCTGCAGCACCCTCCGCAGGCGGCGGGCACGCCTCACATGGTGTACAGCCAGGCTCCGCCGCCGCCCATGACCTCTGCCCCCCCGCCCATCACCCCTCCGCCCGGACACATCATTGCCCAGATGCCGCCCTACATGAACCATCCTCCTCCGGGACCGCCCCCTCCTCAGCACGGCGGCCCGCCCGTAAATGTAAACGCGCCCCCGCCCCATCACTATAATCCCAACTCTTTGCCGCAGTTCAGTGAAGATCAAGGAACTCTCAGTCCCCCTTTCACACAGCCCGGGGGAATGAGCCCAGGGATATGGCCGGCTCCAAGGGGgccgcctcctcctcccaggATGCAAGGGCCTCCTGCTCAGGCCCCCCTTCCTGGACCGCATCACCCCGATCAAGCCAGATACAGACCCTATTACCAATGA